The DNA sequence AGCCCCCGGCCACCGGCAGCGCGGCGCTCAAGAAGGCCATCGCGGACGCCCAGAAGGCGTACTCCGACGGCGAGAAGGCGCTGCAGGAGCAGGACTGGCCGGCCTACGGCAAGGCCCAGGAGGCTCTTCAGGACGCTCTGGAGCGAGCCGCCGCCGCGCAGCCCAAGACGGGCGGCGAGGGGGACAAGGCCGACAGCGCCGACAAGCCGGCGGGCGACGCCAAGCCGGACAGCTCGGCGGAGCCCGCGAGCGCCGGGAAACCGGCGGACGCGGACAAGGCGGATCCGGCGAGGAAGCCGGATGCCGCCGAAGGAGCCGAGAAGGGCTCCGACCAGGGCAGCTGAGAAAAGTCCACCCCGCGTCGTGGTACGGTTTGAACACAACGACGCGGGGTGGAGCAGCTCGGTAGCTCGCTGGGCTCATAACCCAGAGGTCGCAGGTTCAAATCCTGTCCCCGCTACGAAAAGACGAAGGCCCGGATCCCAAGGGATCCGGGCCTTCGTCGTGCCTGTTGTGCGCGCAGGCCGTGTCGGTCCCAAGCTGTGGGCGTGAAGTGCGGTTCGCTGGGCAGCAGTTGCTTCCAGACGTGTTTGACTTGTCTCTCTGTGGGCAAGTCGACAAAACGCTGTAGTGACCTCACTGTCCGCGATATACCAGGTGTACGCGGGTTACAGGTGGTGCGACGATGGTATTTATGGGGGACAGGGCAACTCTGTTGGAGACAGGGCGGTTTGTGCAGCAGCGCGGCCAAGATGTTGAAAGCGCGGTAGACGCGGCTTTCGCCGCTGCCATCGTCGGGACGGGCGCACCGGTCCAGCGGACCGGCGCCGTCGACGCGAGCACCGCCGCGAGCACGGCCGACGAGGACACCACGGACGCGGTCGACGCCGCGGACAGCGCCGAGAGCGAGGCACGCCACCGGCGCGCCGCCGAGGCGGGGGACACCGCGTCCATGAGCGTCCTGGGCGCGCTGCTGCTGCGCCGGGGGGAGCTGGACGGCGCCGAGCGGTATCTGCGCGCCGCCACCGCCGACGGGGACCGGGCCGCCGCCAACAACCTGGGCGTCCTGCTGCACCAGCGCGGCTACCCGGACGAGGCCGCCGGCTGGTGGCGCATCGCCGCCGTGGCCGGCTCCGCCGCCGCCGCGCACGCGCTCGGCCGGCATTTCCGCGAGCGCGGCGACGAGCCCGGCGCGGAGTACTGGCTGCGCCAGTCCGCCGAGCAGGGCCACGCGCTGGGCGCGTATGCGCTGGCCGACCTGCTGGAGCACCGCAGCGACGTCGGCGCCGAGCGCTGGCTGCGCGCCGCCGCCGAGCAGGGGCACCGTGAGGCCGCCTACCGGCTGGCCCGCGCCCTGGAGCGGAAGACCGTCGAGGACCCGCATGACGCCTTCGGCCTGGGCCGGGGCGTCGCTTCCGGGCGAACCGGAACGGGCCTCGGCCTCCCCGGCGACCCGCCCGCACCCGGCCATGACGTACGGGCGACGGGGTCCGCGCGTGCCGCGAGCGCGGCCGACGGCGACAGCCCCGTGGCGGGACCTGCCGCCGGCCGGGTCGGCGAGGCCGAGCAGTGGTACCGCCAGGCCGCCGCCCGGGGGCACCGGCGTGCCGCCCTGCACCTCGGCGCGATCCTGGAGCAGCGCGGCGAGCTCAAGGAGGCCGGGCGCTGGTATCTCACCTCCGCCAAGGACGGCGAGCCGCGTGCCGCCTGCGCGCTGGGCTTCCTGCTGCGCGACGCGGGCGACGAGGAGAGCGCCGCCGTGTGGTGGCTGCGCGCCGCCCAGGAAGGTGACGGCAACGCCGCCAACGCGCTCGGCGCGCTGCACGCCGCGCGCGGTGAGCAGCAGACCGCCGAGCGCTGGTACCGGGCCGCCATGGACGCGGGCGACGTCAACGGGGCGTACAACCTCGGGCTGCTCTGCGCCGCCCAGGACCGCACCCCGCAGGCCGAGCAGTGGTACCGCCGCGCCGCGTACGCCGGACACCGCGAGGCGGCCAACGCGCTCGCGGTGCTGCTGCTCCAGGCGGGCGACCACACCGGGGCCGAGCCCTGGTTCTCCAAGGCCGCCGAGGCGGGCAGCGTCGACGCGGCCTTCAACCTCGGCATCCTGCACGCCGGGCGCGACGAGGACCGTACGGCGCTGGGCTGGTACGAGCGCGCCGCGGCGGCCGGGCACACCGACGCCGCGCTCCAGGTCGGCATGGCCCTGCTGCGCGACGGCGAGGACCGGGAGGCCGAGCGGCACCTGCGCTGCGCCGCGGGCGGCGGCAGTGCCGAGGCGGCGTTCCGGCTGGCCGGGGTGCTGGACGCCCGCCAGCCACCGCCGGGAGCGCCCGCGCTGGGCGAGCCGATGCCGGAGAAGACCGAGTGCGAGGAGTGGTACGAGCGAGCCGCCCAGCAGGGCCACCGCCGTGCCCAGGTCCGGGTCGGCATGCTCGCCGCCGCCCGCGGCGACGTGGAGAGCGCCGCCCACTGGTACCGGGAGGCCGCCGAGGCGGGCAGCCGCAACGGCGCCTTCAACCTCGGGCTGCTGCTGGCCCGGGAGGGCAGTGAGCGCGAGGCCGCCCTGTGGTGGAGCCGCGCCGCCGCCGCCGGACACGGCCGAGCCGCGCTGCGCCTGGCGCTCCTCGCCGCCCGCCGGGGCGAGCTCACCGAGGGGCAGCGCTGGTGCGCGCGAGCGGTGGAGCTGGGCCCGGCCGAGGTGGCCGAGCGCGCTGCGCGGCTCCGCGAGGCGCTGCACCAGGAGCTGACCGCGTAGACCCTGTCGGGCACCCCAGGCCGGCGTGAATGGATTTGCGCCGCCCGACCCGCTGACGTAATGTTGCATTCACCGACGCGGGGTGGAGCAGCTCGGTAGCTCGCTGGGCTCATAACCCAGAGGTCGCAGGTTCAAATCCTGTCCCCGCTACTGAAGAGACGAAGGCCCGGATCCCCAGGATCCGGGCCTTCGTCATGTCCGGAGACACGGCGACTGCGGGCCCGCCCGGAGACGGGCCCGATTCGGCCGGGTCAGGCGGTGGCGGCGCAGTTCGGGCAGATGCCGCGGTACGTCACCTCGACGCCGGAGACCATGAAGCCGTAGCGCTCGTCCGTCGGCAGGTCCGCCAGCGGGTTGCCCGCGGGGTGCACGTCCCTGATGGCGCCGCACCGGGCGCACACCAGGTGGTGGTGCGGCTGGTGCGCGTTCGGGTCGTAGCGCTTGGCCCGGCGGTCGGTGGAGACCTCCAGCACCTCACCGAGGGACACCATCTCGCCGAGGGTGTTGTAGACGGTGGCGCGCGAGATCTCGGGCAGCCGGGAAACGGCCCTCGCGTGGACCTCGTCCGCCGTCAGGTGTACGTGGTCCCCGTCGAGGACCTCGGCCACGACACGCCGCTGCGCCGTCATACGCCAGCCGCGTCCACGAAGTCGTTCCAGCAGGTCGCTCATGCAGCCCAGCCTAACAGTGGAGGGATTGAGTCCCGATCGGGTGTGACTTTGGATGTTTGCTTGACTTAGACATTGTCCATTGTAGGATCGAGAACGGCATACGCCAAGGGACAGGCTGTGCGGAACATCGGACCGGCGACCGCGGCCGGCCGATCACGGAAGTGCAGGACATGACGCAGGAGGCGCACGTGACGCAGGGACCGCTCACCACGGAGGCCGGCGCGCCGGTCGCCGACAACCAGAACAGCGAGACCGCCGGCGCCGGCGGTCCGGTTCTTGTCCAGGACCAGGCGCTGCTGGAGAAGCTCGCCCACTTCAACCGCGAGCGCATTCCGGAGCGGATCGTGCACGCCCGCGGCGCCGGTGCGTACGGCACCTTCACGCTGACCCGCGATGTCTCGCAGTGGACCCGGGCGAAGTTCCTCTCCGAGGTCGGCAAGCAGACCGAGACCTTCCTGCGCTTCTCCACCGTCGCGGGCAACCTCGGCTCCGCCGACGCCGTGCGCGACCCGCGCGGCTTCGCGCTGAAGTTCTACACCGAAGAGGGCAACTACGACCTCGTCGGCAACAACACCCCGGTGTTCTTCATCAAGGACGCCATCAAGTTCCCCGACTTCATCCACACCCAGAAGCGCGACCCGTACACCGGCTCGCAGGAGGCGGACAACGTCTGGGACTTCTGGGGGCTGTCGCCCGAGTCGACGCACCAGGTGACCTGGCTCTTCGGCGACCGCGGCATCCCGGCCACGCTGCGCCACATGAACGGGTACGGCTCGCACACCTACCAGTGGAACAACGAGGCCGGCGAGGTCTTCTGGGTCAAGTACCACTTCAAGACCGACCAGGGCATCAAGAACCTCACTCAGGACGAGGCCAACAAGCTCGCCGGTGAGGACCCCGACAGCCACCAGCGCGATCTGCGCGAGTCGATCGAGCGCGGTGACTTCCCGTCCTGGACGGTGCAGGTCCAGATCATGCCCGCGGCGGAGGCGGCCGGCTACCGCTTCAACCCGTTCGACCTCACCAAGGTGTGGCCGCACGCGGACTACCCGCCGATCGAGATCGGCAAGCTGGAGCTCAACCGCAACCCGGAGAACATCTTCGCCGAGGTCGAGCAGTCGATCTTCAGCCCCGCGCACTTCGTGCCGGGCATCGGGCCGTCCCCGGACAAGATGCTCCAGGGCCGCCTCTTCGCGTACGGCGACGCCCACCGCTACCGCGTCGGCATCAACGCCGACCACCTGCCGGTGAACCGCCCGCACGCCACCGAGGCGCGGACCAACAGCCGGGACGGCTTCCTCTACGACGGCCGTCACAAGGGCGCCAAGAACTACGAGCCGAACAGCTTCGGCGGCCCGTTCCAGACGGACCGCCCGCTGTGGCAGCCGGTCCCGGTCACCGGCACCACCGGCAACACCGAGGCCCCCGTCCACGCCGAGGACAACGACTTCGTGCAGGCGGGCAACCTCTACCGGCTCTACTCGGAGGACGAGAAGACCCGGCTGATCGAGAACCTCGCCGGGTTCATCGCCAAGGTCTCGCGCGACGACATCGCCGAGCGCGCGATCAACAACTTCCGCCAGGCGGACGGAGACTTCGGCAAGCGGCTGGAAGCCGCGGTCCAGGCCCTTCGCGGCTGACCGGACGCTTGTCGTCGACGGTGGGCCGGATCCCTCGCGGGGTCCGGCCCACCGGTCGTTCCGGCGCCGGCCCGTGTGCCGGGCGGGCGTCAGCCGGCGGCCGCGACCGCACGCCGGGCGGGCGTCCAGCAACGAATGATGTCGCGCACCGACACGATGCCCACCGGGCCGTTGCCGTCCAGCACGATCAGATGCCGGAACCCGCCGTGCGTCATGGCTTCCGCGGCCTCCTCCAGGGTCCAGGCCGGGGCGGCGAACACCACGTCGGTGGTGGTGTGGGCGGACGCGGCCTCCCGGTCGGGGTCCAGCCCCGATCCGACCGCGTCGAGGATGTCGCGCTCGGTGATGATGCCGAGCCCGCAGGTGTCCGGATCGTGGACGACAGCGGCTCCGATGCGGCGGGCCGACATCAGCCGCGCCGCCTGGCGGAGCGTATGGGTGGGGCCGATGGTGAGGACCACCGTGCTCATGGCGTCACGTACGAGCATGAAACGAGCCACCTCCTCGGCGAGCCGACTCCGTGAGTCGATTCACAAATGCACAAGCGGGGGGACTCTCAGAGTCGCACCCTTGGGGCGGGCCGACAAGGGGTGGGCGAAGCGCACCGGAGGGCGTGCGTTAAACACACCGCACGCCCCCTGGGCGCCTCGCGGACCGTACGGTTTCGGACAGGCCCGGAAGGGGGGGCGGTCAGTAGCGCTGGTTGAGATAGCCCAGCAGCTCGTCGTGGAGCGGCCCGTTGGAGGCCGCCGCGTTTCCGCCGCCCGGACCGTCCACCCCGTCCAGCGAGGTGAACCGGCCGCCGGCCTCCTGCACGATGATCGCGGTCGCCGCCATGTCCCACAGCGACAGCTCCGGCTCGGCGCAGATGTCCACGGAACCCTCGGCGACCATCATGTACGGCCAGAAATCCCCGTACCCCCGCGTCCGCCAGCAGGCCCGGGTGAGGTCCAGGAGGCCGTCGAGGCGGCCCTGCTGCTCCCAGCCGGACAACGAGGAGAACGCGAACGAGGCGTCGGCGATCCGCTCCACCTTCGACACGTGCATCCGGGTCGCGGAGGTGAGGCTGCGGCCGGTGAACGCGCCCGCGCCCTTCGCCGCCCACCAGCGCCGGTTCAGCGCCGGCGCGGAGACCACGCCCATCACCGGCTGGAAACCGTTCTCCCCGGCCTCCATCAGCGAGATCAGCGTCGCCCACACCGGCACGCCGCGCACGTAGTTCTTGGTGCCGTCGATCGGGTCGATCACCCACCGTCGCGGTCCGCTGCCCTCGACCCCGTACTCCTCGCCCAGGATCGCGTCCCTCGGGCGCGCCCGATGCAGATGGCCCCGGATCAGCTCCTCGGCGGCCTTGTCGGCCTCGCTCACCGGCGTCATGTCCGGCTTGGTCTCCACCTTCAGGTCGAGAGCCTTGAACCGGTCCATCGTCGCCGCGTCGGCGGCGTCCGCCAGTACGTGGGCCAGGCGCAGATCATCGTGGTAGTCGGGCATGCCGTCACAGTATCCAGCGCCGCCGGGCGCGGGCTACAGCGCCCCCGCCGCCTGCCGGGGCCCTTGACACCCCCCGGGAGCGCGTCAACTCTGAACCGCAGGGTCCCGGGGCGGGGGAGGCGACGATGCCGACAGCGCGGCAGGCACTGCTGGACGCCGCTCACAGGGCACTGGACGACGGGCCCTGGCGCACGGTGCGCATGGTCGACGTCGCGGCCCGGGCCGGCGTCTCGCGGCAGACCCTCTACAACGAGTTCGGGACCAAGGGCGGACTGGCCGGGGCTCTGCTGCGACGGGCCGCCGACGGCTATCTCGCCGGGGTGGACCGCGCCCTGACCGCCTCCGCGCCCGACCGTCCCGTCGCCGTCGCGCTCTGGACCATGCGGGCCGCCCGCCAGGACGTGCTGGTCAGGGCGCTGCTCACGGGCCACTGGCCGGACGCACTGCCCCGCCCCGACCGCGGGCCCGGCGCCCGGGGGCGTACGGGAGGGACGCCGCCGCCTGCCCCCGCAGAGCTGCTCGCCCTGGTACGGGACCGGATGGTGGCCGTGTCGCCCGAGGCCACCGCCGGGCGCTGCGAGATCGCGTTGCGCCTCGCGCTGTCCTGTGTGACCGTGCCGGTGCCGGGCGACGACGCCGCGGACAGCCGCGCGCTCGGGCTCGTACGGGA is a window from the Streptomyces sp. MMBL 11-1 genome containing:
- a CDS encoding CBS domain-containing protein, whose translation is MLVRDAMSTVVLTIGPTHTLRQAARLMSARRIGAAVVHDPDTCGLGIITERDILDAVGSGLDPDREAASAHTTTDVVFAAPAWTLEEAAEAMTHGGFRHLIVLDGNGPVGIVSVRDIIRCWTPARRAVAAAG
- the hisN gene encoding histidinol-phosphatase; translation: MPDYHDDLRLAHVLADAADAATMDRFKALDLKVETKPDMTPVSEADKAAEELIRGHLHRARPRDAILGEEYGVEGSGPRRWVIDPIDGTKNYVRGVPVWATLISLMEAGENGFQPVMGVVSAPALNRRWWAAKGAGAFTGRSLTSATRMHVSKVERIADASFAFSSLSGWEQQGRLDGLLDLTRACWRTRGYGDFWPYMMVAEGSVDICAEPELSLWDMAATAIIVQEAGGRFTSLDGVDGPGGGNAAASNGPLHDELLGYLNQRY
- a CDS encoding TetR/AcrR family transcriptional regulator; its protein translation is MPTARQALLDAAHRALDDGPWRTVRMVDVAARAGVSRQTLYNEFGTKGGLAGALLRRAADGYLAGVDRALTASAPDRPVAVALWTMRAARQDVLVRALLTGHWPDALPRPDRGPGARGRTGGTPPPAPAELLALVRDRMVAVSPEATAGRCEIALRLALSCVTVPVPGDDAADSRALGLVREGTRAAVPARLSGPSRTAGGRSPR
- a CDS encoding catalase; the encoded protein is MTQEAHVTQGPLTTEAGAPVADNQNSETAGAGGPVLVQDQALLEKLAHFNRERIPERIVHARGAGAYGTFTLTRDVSQWTRAKFLSEVGKQTETFLRFSTVAGNLGSADAVRDPRGFALKFYTEEGNYDLVGNNTPVFFIKDAIKFPDFIHTQKRDPYTGSQEADNVWDFWGLSPESTHQVTWLFGDRGIPATLRHMNGYGSHTYQWNNEAGEVFWVKYHFKTDQGIKNLTQDEANKLAGEDPDSHQRDLRESIERGDFPSWTVQVQIMPAAEAAGYRFNPFDLTKVWPHADYPPIEIGKLELNRNPENIFAEVEQSIFSPAHFVPGIGPSPDKMLQGRLFAYGDAHRYRVGINADHLPVNRPHATEARTNSRDGFLYDGRHKGAKNYEPNSFGGPFQTDRPLWQPVPVTGTTGNTEAPVHAEDNDFVQAGNLYRLYSEDEKTRLIENLAGFIAKVSRDDIAERAINNFRQADGDFGKRLEAAVQALRG
- a CDS encoding tetratricopeptide repeat protein translates to MVFMGDRATLLETGRFVQQRGQDVESAVDAAFAAAIVGTGAPVQRTGAVDASTAASTADEDTTDAVDAADSAESEARHRRAAEAGDTASMSVLGALLLRRGELDGAERYLRAATADGDRAAANNLGVLLHQRGYPDEAAGWWRIAAVAGSAAAAHALGRHFRERGDEPGAEYWLRQSAEQGHALGAYALADLLEHRSDVGAERWLRAAAEQGHREAAYRLARALERKTVEDPHDAFGLGRGVASGRTGTGLGLPGDPPAPGHDVRATGSARAASAADGDSPVAGPAAGRVGEAEQWYRQAAARGHRRAALHLGAILEQRGELKEAGRWYLTSAKDGEPRAACALGFLLRDAGDEESAAVWWLRAAQEGDGNAANALGALHAARGEQQTAERWYRAAMDAGDVNGAYNLGLLCAAQDRTPQAEQWYRRAAYAGHREAANALAVLLLQAGDHTGAEPWFSKAAEAGSVDAAFNLGILHAGRDEDRTALGWYERAAAAGHTDAALQVGMALLRDGEDREAERHLRCAAGGGSAEAAFRLAGVLDARQPPPGAPALGEPMPEKTECEEWYERAAQQGHRRAQVRVGMLAAARGDVESAAHWYREAAEAGSRNGAFNLGLLLAREGSEREAALWWSRAAAAGHGRAALRLALLAARRGELTEGQRWCARAVELGPAEVAERAARLREALHQELTA
- a CDS encoding Fur family transcriptional regulator, whose product is MSDLLERLRGRGWRMTAQRRVVAEVLDGDHVHLTADEVHARAVSRLPEISRATVYNTLGEMVSLGEVLEVSTDRRAKRYDPNAHQPHHHLVCARCGAIRDVHPAGNPLADLPTDERYGFMVSGVEVTYRGICPNCAATA